From Terriglobia bacterium, one genomic window encodes:
- the rpoD gene encoding RNA polymerase sigma factor RpoD, with translation MEVQARIRELIKLAKEQGYLTFDDLNEALPEGVTDADELDLILTRLRRLEIDIIEASEVDRYRDGKKDVDEEEEEEEGRAAPKVDILDDPVRMYLKQMGQVPLLTRDQEVQISKRIEEAEGMVQKHLSRFGFVARGHLDLARKLIEGRERFDRVILDKKIESRERYMKNLPHLCKQVEQFSASISRHFSELVRDLSKKVSQKRRGLQRTMATLQKIYPRFYLKQRVTEEFVHLADEAHHTSLYLQTELAKNPRSKKRRLQLQTKVRDLEISLWFSLSDYSEEYRTLKTWLRQAFKAKTEMVEANLRLVISIAKKYTNRGLSFLDLIQEGNMGLMKAVEKFEYRRGYKFSTYATWWIRQAITRSIADQARTIRIPVHMIETINKLLRVQKQLVQEYGREPTPEEVAEEVLLPVDRVRAVLKMAQQPISLQSPVGESEETNFGDFIEDRGAENPSDMTAIVLLKEKIKDVLETLTDRERQVLEQRFGLVDGYSRTLEEVGRQFQVTRERIRQIEAKALRKMRHPTRIRQLEGFLEAPGI, from the coding sequence GTGGAAGTTCAAGCGCGGATTCGGGAGCTGATTAAACTGGCGAAAGAACAAGGTTATCTCACGTTCGACGATCTGAACGAGGCATTACCGGAGGGAGTCACCGACGCCGATGAACTCGATCTGATTCTCACGCGTCTGCGCCGCTTGGAAATCGACATTATTGAGGCCTCCGAAGTTGACCGGTACAGGGACGGCAAAAAAGACGTCGACGAGGAAGAGGAAGAAGAAGAAGGCAGAGCGGCACCCAAAGTTGATATTCTTGATGACCCGGTGCGGATGTATTTGAAGCAGATGGGGCAGGTCCCACTGCTGACTCGAGACCAGGAAGTCCAAATCTCGAAGCGAATTGAGGAGGCTGAAGGGATGGTACAAAAACATCTCAGCCGCTTCGGCTTTGTTGCCCGCGGGCATCTAGATCTCGCCCGGAAACTCATCGAAGGCCGGGAACGGTTCGATCGTGTGATCCTCGATAAAAAAATCGAGAGCCGCGAGAGATACATGAAGAACCTGCCACACTTGTGTAAGCAGGTGGAGCAATTCAGTGCATCCATTAGCCGGCACTTTTCCGAGCTTGTGCGCGACCTTTCAAAGAAGGTTTCACAAAAGCGCAGGGGACTGCAAAGAACGATGGCCACCCTGCAAAAGATTTACCCTCGTTTTTACCTTAAGCAGCGGGTTACCGAAGAATTCGTGCACCTCGCCGACGAGGCGCACCACACCTCGTTATATCTCCAGACGGAGCTCGCCAAAAATCCTCGCAGCAAGAAGCGGCGGTTACAGCTTCAGACCAAGGTCCGCGATTTGGAAATCAGCTTGTGGTTTTCGCTTTCCGATTATTCCGAGGAATATCGGACGCTGAAAACCTGGTTGCGCCAGGCATTCAAAGCCAAAACCGAAATGGTCGAGGCCAATCTTCGTCTTGTTATTTCCATTGCGAAGAAATACACCAATCGCGGTTTGTCGTTTCTCGACCTGATCCAGGAAGGAAACATGGGACTGATGAAGGCAGTCGAGAAGTTTGAGTATCGGCGCGGATACAAGTTTTCGACCTATGCGACCTGGTGGATTCGCCAGGCAATTACCCGGTCCATCGCCGACCAGGCGCGCACGATCCGAATTCCGGTGCACATGATTGAGACGATCAACAAACTCTTGCGCGTGCAAAAACAGCTTGTGCAGGAGTATGGGCGGGAGCCCACGCCTGAGGAAGTAGCTGAGGAAGTCTTGCTGCCAGTGGACCGGGTTCGGGCCGTGCTGAAGATGGCCCAGCAACCGATCTCGCTGCAGTCACCGGTAGGCGAGAGCGAGGAAACCAACTTTGGCGATTTCATCGAGGACAGGGGCGCCGAAAACCCGAGCGACATGACTGCGATCGTTTTGCTCAAGGAAAAAATCAAGGATGTCCTGGAAACGCTCACCGACCGAGAACGGCAAGTCCTCGAGCAACGATTCGGCCTCGTCGACGGCTACAGCCGAACGTTGGAAGAAGTAGGTCGACAGTTCCAAGTTACCCGGGAGCGGATCCGCCAGATCGAAGCAAAGGCCCTGCGCAAAATGCGGCATCCAACCCGGATTCGGCAACTGGAAGGTTTCCTTGAGGCGCCGGGAATTTGA